The Thermobifida halotolerans sequence GGTCGAGCATGGGCCGGTCGGCCCCGGAGGACCAGTGCGTGCCCAGACGCGCGTACGCGCCCGGAGTGCTCTCCAGGTACCAGGCGAAGTCCTCGCCGCCGAGGCTCTGCGGGGTGGCCGCCACCGCCTGCGCCCCCAGCACCTGGACGCAGGCCTCCCGGAGGATCTCGACGCTTCCCGGTTCGTTCACGGTCGGCGGCACGCCCCGGCGGTAGTTCAGCTCGGCCCGCACCCCGTAGGCCGCGGCGACCGACTCCATCAACTCCTTGACCAGGTCGGGAGCGGAGTGCCAGGCCTCGTCGTCCAGGCAGCGCACCGTCCCCTCCAGGACCCCGTCGTCGGGGATGGCGTTGGGGGCCGACCCCGCGCTGATCCGCCCCCACACCAGGCTGAGCCCGGCGCGCGGGTCCACCCGCCGCGACAGCGCGGCGGGCAGCTCGGTGACGATCTTGCCCAGCGCGTACACCAGGTCGGCGGTCAGGTGCGGACGGGCGGTGTGGCCTCCGGGCCCCGACAGACGCACCAGTAGCTGGTCGCAGGCCGCGGTGATCGGCCCGGACCGCAGCCCCACCTGCCCCACGGGCAGCCGCGGGTCGCAGTGCAGGGCGAAGATGCGGTCCACGCCGTCGACCCCGCCCGCGTTGATGACCTCGCGCGCCCCGCCCGGCATCTCCTCGGCGGGCTGGAAGACCAGCCGGACCCGACCGGGCAGCGCGCCGGCCCGTTCCTGCTGGGCCAGGAACAGGCCCACGGCCAGCACGACGGTGGTGTGCACGTCGTGCCCGCAGGCGTGCGCGACGCCCGGCACCGTGGAGCAGTAGGGAACGTTCTTCTCGTCGTTGAGGGGCAGCGCGTCGATGTCGGCGCGCAACGCCACCACGGGGCCGTCGCCCGCGCCGATGTCGCAGATCAGCCCGGTTCCCTGGGGCAGACGCAGCGGTTTGAGTCCGGCTTCGGTCAGCCGCTCCTCGACGCGCTGCGTCGTCCGGTGCTCGGCGAAGGCGAGTTCGGGGTGCCGGTGAAGGTCACGGCGGAACTCGATGAACTCCCGCTCCCGGCGCGCCAGGAATACGGCCAACTGCTCCCGCAGGTCACGCCCCTGCATGCGAGGGACCCCCATTTCTCGACGGATCTGTTCGACCATGGTCCGCTCCGACCGCGGGCGCTCCGGCCCGGAACTCCACGGCCAGCGCGTCGACCACGTCGTTGAGTGTGCCTCCCTGCCTGACGATGGCCCGCTGCCGCTCGTAGGAGGCTCCGTGGTGGAGGATCTCGGCGACGACGTCGAGGTCCTCCGCGCAGCCGAGGCGCTCCGCCACCGGCCGCAGTTCGTGCAGCAGTTCGTACAGGTCGTCGCGCAGGGAGACGGTGCTCCCGCGCTCATCGGTGATGATGTGGGTGTCCAGCCCGTAGCGGGTGGCCCGCCACTTGTTGTCGCTGACCACCCAGCTCGACGGGCTCGGCAGCCGGTAGCCCCGGTCGAGTTGCTGCTCGAACAGTTGCACCAGGCTCTGCGACAGCGCCGCGGCCATCCCGACCTCGCGCACGGTGGGAATCCCGTCGAACATCCGGATCTCGACCGTGCCGAACTCCGGGTGCGGGCGGATGTCCCACCACACCTCCTTGATGCTGGAGATGGTGCCCGCGCGCAGCAGGGTGTCCATGTACTCCTCGAAGGCGCCCCAGTGCGCCAGCCGCGGGGGCGGCCCCGACGTGGGCAGCGCACCGAAGACGATGGAGCGGCTGGAGGCCAGGCCCGTGTCGTGGCCGCTCCAGAAGGGGCTGGAGGCGGTCAGCGCGAGGAAGTGCGGCAGGTAGTTGGAGAGCGCGTTCACGATCGGGATGACCTTGTCCTGGTCGGTCACCCCGACGTGGACGTGGACGCCGAAGGTGAGGATGCGCCGCGCCAGCCACTGCATCTGCTCGACGAGTTCGCCGTAGCGCTGCAGCGGCGCGAACGCCTGGTCGCGCCAGTCGTCCAGCGGGTGGGTGCCCGCGCAGGCCAGATCCATCGACCGCCGGTCCGCGGCCTCGGCGAGCCGCGCGACGGTGCCGGAGAGGTCCTCCCGCGCCTCCTCCACGGTCTCGCAGATGCCCGTGACCACCTCGACCGTGCTCTGCATGAGCTCGTGCCGCAGCGGGGGGTTGTCCCCGGTCTCGCTCAGGTCGGGCAGCTCCCCGAGCACCTGCTGCGCCTCCTGGCGCAGGTGCCGGCTGTCCCGGTCCACCAGTTGCAGTTCCCACTCAACCCCGAGGGTGGCCCGCTTCGAGGAGTTGAATTGGATGGTCATGTCCGCCCTCCGCGCTCTCCGACCGGGGAGCGCCCCGGCCGCCGCGCACGCCGGACACCGGGACCGGTGTCGTGGGTGCACCGCATGGCCGTTCCGCTCCCTGTTGATCTTCGACGCACGTGGCGGCGGACCGCGAGACACCGGATGACGGGATCGGCGAAGCACCGATCCCTCCTGTCGAGGAACGCAGAGATCTCACCGGACTCGCGGTAAAGCGGCGAAACGTGTTCTCCGGCCGTGCCGCCCCGTCTGTTCGGGTCGCCGTCTCCGGGCCGGTCCGGTCGGGACGCGGGCTGCGGTGACGGACGTCGGGTGCGGCCGGTCGATTCCGAGAACCGCAACGCGTCGCCACCTACCACGCTACCGAAGGAACACGGAAACGGCCCCGAAGTGACCAACACGTAATGCCTCCGTCACACTCCAGCGGAGTTCCGCCACACGCGTCATTGCGTCCCTACCCAGCGAATGGCGCATATCCCCCCACCGAGGAGGGTCGCGCGTCCGCCCGTACAGTGGGAGCGGCACGGCACCGCCCGCGGCCTCCGCGGCGACCTGCGTTCCCACGGCCGCCTCGGCGCGGTCCCGGCGCCGGGTTCCCCGAAAGGAAGGACATCGTGAGGCTGTTCGGGTTCGGCCGCAGGGAGCCGACGGTCGACGACGGGGCCGTCGCGGCGTCACGGGCCGCGGACCGCGCGGAGGCGGCCTTCCGCTCCGCCTACGGCACGGCGCCGACCGGGGTGTGGTGGGCGCCCGCCACGCTTGCGCTGTGCGGCGACCACTTCGGCGGCGGCGACACGCGGGTTCTGTCGGTGGCCCTGCCCTGGGGGGCCGGGGTGGCGCTCGCTCCCGCCGACGACACGGCCGTGGAGGTCCGCTCCACCCGCTCCCCCTCCCGCCCGGTGCGCCTCCCCGGCCGCCACCCGCGCCGCGTGCCCGGGTGGGCCGCCGCCGTCCTGGCGGCTCTGGCCGTGTCGGGCGGCGCGGTCCCGGGTCTGCGCGTCATGGTCGACCTCGGTCCCTTCGACGCCGCGCCGCACGCCACGGTCGCCTGCGCGGTGCTGCTGGCCGCCACCGAGATCCACCGGGGCGCGGACGCCGCCGCGGACCGCGCGGTCCTGGCCCGCACCGCGCGGAAGGTCCTGGCCGACCACATCGCCTCCGACACCGCCGACGCGGTCCCCGAGACCGCGCTGCGCGCAACGGCCGACCACGCGTTCCTGCTGGACCGGCGCACCGGACGGGGCCGTCCGCTGCCGCTGCCGCTGGGGGAGGCGGGACTGCGGCTGCTCGTCGTCGACGCCGGGACCGCGGTTCCGGGGCGTCTGGCGGCCGAACGGCGCGCCGAGTGCGCCCGCGCCGCCGCGGCGCTGGGCGTGTCCGCCCTGCGTGACGTGGCCGATCTGGCCGGGGCGCTGGCCGCGCTGGACGACGCGACGCTGCGGCTGCGGGTGCGGCACGCCGTCGCCGAGACGCACCGGGTGAACGCGGTGGCCGGGCTGCTGCACTCGGGAGCGGCCGAGGAGATCGGGCCGGCCCTCAGCGCCTCGCACCTGTCCCTGCGGGACGCCTTCGCCACCGTGTGCCCCCGGCTCGACACCGCGGCCGACACGGCCGTGCGCCGGGGCGCCCGGGGCGCCCGGATGACCGGCTCCGGTCGCCGCGCCGTCGCCCTCGTTCCCGACGGGCGCGTGGCGGCGGTGCGCGCGGGCATCGACGCGGCTTTCGCGGCACGTCGCTGGCCCGCCCCGCGCTCGGGGGCCGCCGCCCCCGCCGGGGGCGCTCGCAGACTCCGCTGACCGGGGCGGGGAAACGTCGGCGACAGTCCGAACCCACATAGCATGTGGCACGTCCAAAGAGGACGTAAAACCAGGCGGACCGCCGCGAACGAAGAGGCGATCGACACGATGGCTGACAGACCGAACAGGAACGACCGCGTCCCCGGCGGCTCGTCGGAAGGCCAGGACCGGACCGGGGTGTTCCGGC is a genomic window containing:
- a CDS encoding M20 family metallopeptidase; this encodes MQGRDLREQLAVFLARREREFIEFRRDLHRHPELAFAEHRTTQRVEERLTEAGLKPLRLPQGTGLICDIGAGDGPVVALRADIDALPLNDEKNVPYCSTVPGVAHACGHDVHTTVVLAVGLFLAQQERAGALPGRVRLVFQPAEEMPGGAREVINAGGVDGVDRIFALHCDPRLPVGQVGLRSGPITAACDQLLVRLSGPGGHTARPHLTADLVYALGKIVTELPAALSRRVDPRAGLSLVWGRISAGSAPNAIPDDGVLEGTVRCLDDEAWHSAPDLVKELMESVAAAYGVRAELNYRRGVPPTVNEPGSVEILREACVQVLGAQAVAATPQSLGGEDFAWYLESTPGAYARLGTHWSSGADRPMLDLHRGTFDVDESAIGVGVRLLAAAALASLRVDRRPGLDGQVEESV
- a CDS encoding glutamate--cysteine ligase, giving the protein MTIQFNSSKRATLGVEWELQLVDRDSRHLRQEAQQVLGELPDLSETGDNPPLRHELMQSTVEVVTGICETVEEAREDLSGTVARLAEAADRRSMDLACAGTHPLDDWRDQAFAPLQRYGELVEQMQWLARRILTFGVHVHVGVTDQDKVIPIVNALSNYLPHFLALTASSPFWSGHDTGLASSRSIVFGALPTSGPPPRLAHWGAFEEYMDTLLRAGTISSIKEVWWDIRPHPEFGTVEIRMFDGIPTVREVGMAAALSQSLVQLFEQQLDRGYRLPSPSSWVVSDNKWRATRYGLDTHIITDERGSTVSLRDDLYELLHELRPVAERLGCAEDLDVVAEILHHGASYERQRAIVRQGGTLNDVVDALAVEFRAGAPAVGADHGRTDPSRNGGPSHAGA
- a CDS encoding galactokinase family protein, with protein sequence MRLFGFGRREPTVDDGAVAASRAADRAEAAFRSAYGTAPTGVWWAPATLALCGDHFGGGDTRVLSVALPWGAGVALAPADDTAVEVRSTRSPSRPVRLPGRHPRRVPGWAAAVLAALAVSGGAVPGLRVMVDLGPFDAAPHATVACAVLLAATEIHRGADAAADRAVLARTARKVLADHIASDTADAVPETALRATADHAFLLDRRTGRGRPLPLPLGEAGLRLLVVDAGTAVPGRLAAERRAECARAAAALGVSALRDVADLAGALAALDDATLRLRVRHAVAETHRVNAVAGLLHSGAAEEIGPALSASHLSLRDAFATVCPRLDTAADTAVRRGARGARMTGSGRRAVALVPDGRVAAVRAGIDAAFAARRWPAPRSGAAAPAGGARRLR